In one Aromatoleum aromaticum EbN1 genomic region, the following are encoded:
- a CDS encoding hydrogenase 4 subunit F — translation MEALLLVLAIPLAGGALLALWGEREWAPELNAAVSLATLAAAAWLTVQVIRGGPLLAWNEWFFVDALNVFLVTLTAFVGFTTSLFSRPYMRIERDHGKMTPQRMRLFHSMYQLFNGMMLLALTTNNLGILWVAMEAATLTTVLLVSVYRTAASLEAAWKYFILCGVGIAQALFGTILLYLAAERAIGGGDGALLWTHLAESKHLLDPSILSLAFVFLLLGYGTKVGLVPVHNWLPDAHAEGPTPISAVLSGLLLNVALYAVLRCKVLADGALANGLPGRMMIGFGLVTVVVATFFLSRQRDVKRMFAYSSIEHMGLMTFAFGLGGPIANFAGLLHMTVHALVKSAIFFAVGHAAQKAGSQLMDDIRGLLKVNPTVGWALMLGTLAILGMPPFGVFASEFLILTTAMRELPWATPFLLVALGVAFAAIFGHVQPMVFGETSLRPLPHPPALLPVFVHLGLALMLGLYIPPWLDGWYREAARMIGG, via the coding sequence ATGGAAGCGCTGCTGCTCGTCCTCGCGATTCCGCTCGCCGGCGGTGCGCTGCTCGCGCTGTGGGGCGAACGCGAATGGGCGCCGGAGTTGAACGCTGCGGTCAGTCTCGCTACGCTGGCCGCGGCGGCGTGGCTGACCGTGCAGGTGATCCGCGGCGGGCCGCTGCTCGCGTGGAACGAGTGGTTTTTCGTCGATGCGCTCAACGTGTTCCTCGTGACGCTGACCGCGTTCGTCGGTTTCACGACGTCGCTGTTCTCCCGCCCCTACATGCGCATCGAGCGCGACCACGGCAAGATGACGCCGCAGCGCATGCGGCTCTTCCACAGCATGTACCAGCTCTTCAACGGCATGATGCTGCTCGCGCTGACGACCAACAATCTCGGCATCCTGTGGGTCGCGATGGAAGCCGCGACGCTGACGACCGTGCTGCTGGTGTCGGTGTATCGCACCGCGGCGAGCCTCGAAGCGGCGTGGAAATACTTCATCCTGTGCGGCGTCGGCATCGCCCAGGCACTCTTCGGCACGATCCTGCTCTACCTCGCCGCGGAACGCGCGATCGGCGGTGGCGACGGAGCGCTGCTGTGGACGCATCTTGCCGAATCGAAGCACCTGCTCGACCCGTCGATCCTGTCGCTCGCGTTCGTGTTCCTGCTGCTCGGCTACGGCACGAAAGTCGGCCTCGTGCCGGTGCATAACTGGCTGCCCGACGCGCACGCCGAAGGCCCGACGCCGATCTCGGCGGTGCTGTCGGGGCTGCTGCTCAACGTCGCGCTGTACGCGGTGCTGCGCTGCAAGGTGCTCGCCGACGGCGCCCTTGCGAACGGCCTGCCGGGGCGCATGATGATCGGCTTCGGCCTGGTCACGGTCGTCGTCGCGACCTTCTTCCTGTCGCGCCAGCGTGACGTCAAGCGCATGTTCGCGTACTCGTCGATCGAGCACATGGGCCTGATGACGTTCGCGTTCGGCCTCGGCGGCCCGATCGCGAACTTCGCCGGGCTGCTGCACATGACGGTACATGCGCTGGTTAAGTCGGCGATCTTTTTCGCCGTCGGCCATGCGGCGCAGAAAGCCGGCTCGCAACTGATGGACGACATCCGCGGCCTGCTGAAAGTGAATCCGACCGTCGGCTGGGCACTGATGCTCGGCACGCTCGCGATCCTCGGCATGCCGCCATTCGGCGTATTCGCGAGCGAGTTCCTGATCCTGACGACGGCGATGCGCGAGCTGCCGTGGGCGACGCCGTTCCTGCTCGTCGCGCTCGGCGTCGCCTTCGCGGCGATCTTCGGCCACGTCCAGCCGATGGTGTTCGGCGAAACCTCGCTGCGCCCGCTCCCGCATCCGCCCGCGCTGCTGCCGGTGTTCGTCCATCTCGGGCTCGCGCTGATGCTCGGGCTCTACATCCCGCCCTGGCTCGACGGCTGGTACCGCGAGGCCGCGCGCATGATCGGAGGCTAG
- a CDS encoding NADH-quinone oxidoreductase subunit C, which produces MQFSGLDCRFERLAAPLPMHRARVDATQWSALALAVATAKGRLVSLWGSDRRAMGDGFAVGAAYATAEGLLWAELGLDVVRPAYPDISRFFVPAVRMQRAAHDLVGIDAEDSGDSRPWLRHGAWPADYFPLRIENTGQERFAPQPDNYPFVFVEGDGVHEIAVGPVHAGTIEPGHFRFSVVGEKVLRLEERFGYTHKGIERRFMGMDIDEGARLAGRVSGDSTVAYAWAYAMAAESAAGVAVPERAAWLRALLLERERVANHLGDLGALGNDAAFGFALAQFSRLREDWLRANFEAFGHRLLMDCIRPGGVARDLDAAAAAQLRRDAVALVAEVAELKDIYDEHAGLQDRFVTTGRVAPELAARLGLTGLAGRASGQVADLRVDFPWPPYDKLAVTASTQFNGDVAARVAVRFDECFESLRLIDALLAALPDGPLDAPVAIRDAASGAGWIEGWRGEIFVALETDARGRIARCHCHDPSWQNWPVIEHASIDNIVADFPLINKSFNLGYSAQDL; this is translated from the coding sequence ATGCAATTTTCCGGACTCGATTGCCGCTTCGAACGGCTCGCTGCGCCGCTGCCGATGCATCGCGCCCGCGTCGATGCCACGCAGTGGAGCGCGCTCGCGCTCGCGGTCGCCACAGCGAAAGGCCGCCTCGTGAGCCTGTGGGGCAGCGACCGGCGCGCGATGGGCGACGGTTTTGCGGTGGGGGCCGCGTACGCAACCGCGGAAGGCTTGCTTTGGGCGGAGCTCGGACTCGACGTCGTGCGCCCGGCTTACCCGGACATCTCGCGCTTCTTCGTCCCCGCAGTCCGCATGCAGCGCGCCGCACACGACCTCGTCGGCATCGACGCCGAGGACAGCGGGGACTCCCGCCCGTGGCTGCGCCACGGCGCGTGGCCGGCCGACTACTTCCCGCTGCGCATCGAGAACACCGGCCAGGAGCGCTTCGCGCCGCAGCCCGACAACTACCCCTTCGTCTTTGTCGAAGGCGACGGCGTGCATGAGATTGCGGTCGGGCCGGTGCATGCCGGCACGATCGAGCCGGGGCATTTCCGCTTCTCGGTCGTCGGCGAGAAAGTGCTGCGCCTCGAGGAGCGGTTCGGCTACACGCACAAAGGCATCGAGCGCCGCTTCATGGGCATGGACATCGACGAAGGGGCGCGGCTGGCGGGGCGCGTGTCCGGCGACAGCACCGTGGCGTATGCGTGGGCCTACGCAATGGCGGCCGAGTCGGCTGCTGGCGTGGCGGTGCCGGAGCGGGCCGCGTGGCTGCGCGCGCTGCTGCTCGAGCGCGAGCGCGTCGCGAACCACCTCGGCGACCTCGGCGCACTCGGCAACGACGCCGCGTTCGGCTTCGCGCTCGCGCAGTTCTCGCGCCTGCGCGAAGACTGGCTGCGGGCGAACTTCGAGGCGTTCGGCCACCGGCTGCTGATGGACTGCATCCGCCCGGGGGGCGTTGCGCGCGATCTCGACGCCGCCGCGGCGGCGCAACTGCGTCGCGACGCAGTTGCGCTCGTCGCCGAGGTTGCCGAACTGAAGGACATCTACGACGAGCACGCCGGTTTGCAGGACCGTTTCGTGACGACCGGCCGGGTCGCTCCGGAACTCGCCGCGCGGCTCGGGCTGACCGGGCTCGCCGGGCGCGCGAGCGGGCAGGTCGCGGACCTGCGCGTGGACTTTCCGTGGCCGCCGTACGACAAGCTCGCGGTGACTGCGTCCACGCAGTTCAACGGCGACGTCGCAGCCCGCGTCGCAGTGCGCTTCGACGAATGCTTCGAGTCGCTGCGGCTGATCGACGCGCTGCTCGCCGCGCTGCCGGACGGCCCGCTCGATGCCCCGGTCGCGATTCGCGACGCGGCGTCCGGTGCCGGCTGGATCGAAGGCTGGCGCGGCGAAATATTCGTCGCGCTCGAAACCGATGCGCGCGGGCGCATCGCGCGCTGCCATTGCCACGATCCGTCGTGGCAGAACTGGCCGGTGATCGAGCACGCGAGCATCGACAACATCGTCGCCGACTTCCCGCTGATCAACAAGTCCTTCAACCTCGGCTATTCCGCGCAGGATCTGTGA
- a CDS encoding formate hydrogenlyase yields MTSLLAQSINLFAVVLLVLAFAMIAQRRILTLIHLFTLQGAALAAATLIVGFLTGQHHLYYSAAMTFVLKVILIPILLHRVIERLNVRWDVETLFNIPTTMLIGIVLVIFAFNLAAPIAGLSASIARGTLGIALACVLLSFLMMIVRAKAVPQVIGFLSMENGLFFAATAATSGMPMIVELGIAFDVLVGILILGVFMFQIREQFDSLDIRHLEKLKED; encoded by the coding sequence ATGACCTCGCTGCTCGCCCAGTCGATCAACCTGTTCGCCGTCGTGCTACTGGTGCTCGCGTTCGCGATGATCGCGCAGCGGCGCATCCTGACGCTGATCCACCTCTTCACGCTGCAGGGCGCGGCGCTGGCGGCGGCGACGCTGATCGTCGGCTTTCTCACGGGTCAGCATCACCTCTACTACTCGGCCGCAATGACCTTCGTATTGAAGGTGATCCTGATCCCGATCCTGCTGCACCGGGTCATCGAACGGCTCAACGTTCGTTGGGACGTCGAGACCCTCTTCAACATCCCGACAACGATGCTGATCGGCATCGTGCTGGTGATCTTCGCGTTCAATCTGGCCGCACCGATCGCCGGGCTATCAGCGTCGATCGCGCGTGGCACGCTCGGCATCGCGCTCGCGTGTGTACTGCTGTCGTTCCTGATGATGATCGTGCGCGCGAAAGCGGTGCCCCAGGTCATCGGCTTCCTGTCGATGGAGAACGGCCTGTTCTTCGCGGCGACCGCGGCGACCTCGGGCATGCCGATGATCGTCGAGCTCGGCATCGCATTCGACGTGCTGGTCGGCATTCTGATCCTCGGCGTGTTCATGTTCCAGATCCGCGAACAGTTCGACAGCCTCGACATCCGCCATCTGGAAAAGCTCAAGGAGGACTGA
- the hyfB gene encoding hydrogenase 4 subunit B yields MLLLDWILIVIAGWLALGLAGIAALRNTAFVARTLFPAGAALGLALAGFALAAMFDTPQTAILALGLPDLPFHLRLDGLSAFFLFVIGATGVGISIFAAGYFRLGEGTPPGLMCLEYHLFLASMAMVVLADDAYAFMVMWETMALSSFFLVTANHRVPAIRAAGFLYLLVAHVGAIAILLCFGVLQANTGDYTFANMRAQSLPPLWASAAFLLATVGFGAKAGILPLHVWLPEAHPAAPSPVSALMSGVMLKTAIYGLLRVSFDLLGAQQWWWGVLLLAVGLATALYGVVFSAVQTDMKRLLAYSSIENIGLLFVGLGLGVLFNAYGMTALSALALTAALYHVIGHAFFKSLLFLATGSVLHSTGERSLGKLGGLMRRMPWVAWLSLVGVLASSGLPPFSGFVSEWLLLQSFLFTTDLPDSFLNMLVPVLAAGIALVAALAGYTMVKFFGVIFLGQPREPKLAEAHPASPLERAGLVWLGAGCVLLGLFPVPIIGIIDRVTQLLVGGGIGATVRANGWLLLAPSSLERASYNPLVFLVVVGLSVLLAAVLVRRFYHGRLRRAPAWDCGYPAQTARMQDTAEGFGQPIRQIFEPVFRMRRELPAPFDARPVYRVTIEDHFWHWLYLPLARLTERVARVVGRLQRGRIAIYLLYSFVTLIVLLLVAKA; encoded by the coding sequence GTGCTGCTTCTCGACTGGATCCTGATCGTCATCGCCGGCTGGCTCGCGCTCGGGCTCGCCGGAATCGCGGCGCTGCGCAACACCGCGTTCGTCGCCCGCACGCTGTTCCCGGCGGGCGCCGCGCTCGGGCTCGCACTGGCCGGATTCGCGCTCGCGGCGATGTTCGACACGCCGCAGACCGCGATCCTCGCGCTCGGCCTGCCGGATCTGCCGTTCCACCTGCGGCTCGACGGCCTGTCGGCGTTCTTCCTGTTCGTGATCGGCGCGACCGGCGTCGGCATCTCGATCTTCGCCGCGGGCTATTTCCGCCTCGGCGAAGGCACGCCGCCGGGCCTGATGTGCCTCGAATATCACCTCTTCCTCGCCAGCATGGCGATGGTCGTGCTCGCCGACGACGCCTATGCGTTCATGGTGATGTGGGAGACGATGGCGCTGTCGTCGTTCTTCCTCGTCACGGCGAACCACCGCGTGCCGGCGATCCGCGCAGCGGGCTTCCTGTACCTGCTCGTCGCGCACGTCGGCGCGATCGCGATCCTGCTGTGCTTCGGCGTGCTGCAGGCGAACACCGGCGACTACACGTTCGCCAACATGCGCGCGCAATCACTGCCGCCGCTGTGGGCCTCGGCCGCATTCCTGCTCGCGACGGTCGGTTTCGGCGCGAAAGCAGGCATCCTGCCGCTGCACGTGTGGCTGCCCGAAGCGCATCCGGCTGCGCCGTCGCCGGTGTCGGCGCTGATGAGCGGCGTGATGCTGAAGACCGCGATCTACGGCCTGCTGCGCGTGAGCTTCGATCTTCTCGGCGCGCAGCAGTGGTGGTGGGGCGTGCTGCTGCTCGCAGTGGGACTGGCGACGGCGCTGTATGGCGTCGTGTTCAGCGCGGTGCAGACCGACATGAAGCGCCTGCTCGCCTATTCGTCGATCGAGAACATCGGGCTCCTCTTCGTCGGCCTCGGCCTCGGCGTGCTGTTCAATGCGTACGGGATGACCGCGCTGTCCGCGCTGGCGCTGACCGCAGCGCTGTACCACGTCATCGGCCACGCGTTTTTCAAGAGCCTGCTGTTCCTCGCGACGGGCTCGGTGCTGCACTCGACCGGCGAGCGCAGCCTCGGCAAGCTCGGTGGGCTGATGCGACGCATGCCGTGGGTCGCGTGGCTGTCGCTCGTCGGCGTGCTCGCGAGCTCGGGGCTGCCGCCGTTTTCCGGTTTCGTCTCCGAATGGCTGCTGCTGCAGAGCTTCCTGTTCACGACCGACCTGCCGGACTCCTTCCTCAACATGCTGGTGCCGGTGCTCGCCGCAGGCATCGCGCTGGTCGCGGCGCTCGCCGGCTACACGATGGTGAAGTTCTTCGGCGTGATCTTTCTCGGCCAGCCGCGCGAACCGAAGCTCGCCGAAGCCCACCCGGCATCGCCGCTCGAACGCGCCGGCCTTGTATGGCTCGGCGCCGGCTGCGTGCTGCTCGGCCTGTTCCCGGTGCCGATCATCGGCATCATCGACCGCGTCACGCAGCTCCTCGTCGGCGGCGGCATCGGCGCCACGGTGCGGGCGAACGGCTGGCTGCTGCTCGCGCCGAGCTCGCTCGAGCGCGCGAGCTACAACCCGCTGGTATTCCTCGTTGTCGTCGGCCTCTCGGTCCTGCTCGCGGCCGTGCTCGTGCGCCGCTTCTACCACGGCCGGCTGCGCCGCGCGCCGGCGTGGGACTGCGGCTATCCGGCGCAGACCGCACGCATGCAGGACACTGCCGAGGGCTTCGGCCAGCCGATCCGCCAGATCTTCGAGCCGGTGTTCCGCATGCGACGCGAGCTGCCGGCGCCCTTCGACGCGCGGCCGGTGTATCGGGTGACGATCGAGGACCATTTCTGGCACTGGCTGTACCTCCCTCTCGCGCGCCTCACGGAGCGCGTCGCACGCGTGGTCGGGCGGCTGCAGCGGGGGCGCATCGCGATCTACCTGCTGTACAGCTTCGTCACGCTGATCGTGCTGCTGCTGGTGGCGAAAGCATGA
- a CDS encoding aminodeoxychorismate/anthranilate synthase component II, producing the protein MLLMIDNYDSFTYNLVQYFGELGADVKVYRNDEITLEQLALMKPAQLVISPGPCTPAEAGISVAAIREFAGKLPILGVCLGHQSIGAAFGGRVVHAQRPMHGKTSPVLHEGQGVFRGLPNPLTCTRYHSLAIERDSLPDCLEITAWTEDGEIMGVRHRTLAVEGVQFHPESILSDHGHQLLRNFLEQN; encoded by the coding sequence ATGCTGCTGATGATCGACAACTACGACAGCTTCACCTACAACCTCGTCCAGTATTTCGGTGAGCTCGGGGCGGACGTCAAGGTGTATCGCAACGACGAGATCACGCTCGAACAGCTCGCGCTGATGAAACCCGCGCAGCTGGTGATTTCGCCCGGCCCGTGCACGCCGGCCGAAGCGGGAATCTCGGTCGCGGCGATCCGCGAGTTCGCCGGCAAGCTGCCGATCCTCGGCGTCTGCCTCGGGCACCAGAGCATCGGCGCGGCATTCGGCGGCCGCGTCGTCCATGCGCAGCGCCCGATGCACGGCAAGACGTCGCCGGTGTTACACGAAGGCCAGGGCGTGTTCCGCGGGCTGCCGAATCCGCTCACCTGCACCCGCTATCATTCGCTCGCGATCGAACGCGACAGCCTGCCCGACTGTCTCGAGATTACGGCGTGGACCGAAGACGGCGAGATCATGGGCGTGCGCCACCGCACGCTTGCGGTCGAGGGGGTGCAGTTCCACCCCGAGTCGATCCTTTCCGACCACGGCCACCAGCTGCTGCGGAACTTCCTCGAACAGAACTGA
- a CDS encoding respiratory chain complex I subunit 1 family protein — MTFTGLFAQLLAIVLALALAPLLTGWINQWRAWLQNRRAPSLLQPYRVLHKLFNKESVVAETASPLFRVAPYVMFGCMALACGIAPTLSTDLPLAPAADAIALVGLFALARVFISLAAMDIGTSFGTLGARREMLVGFLAEPALLMVLFSASLITQSTSLAKIVETLAHEPFAIYPSLAVAGVAFTMVSLAENARVPVDNPATHLELTMIHEALILEYSGRHLALVEWAASLKLFAYSCIGLALFVPWGIAEAGTPLTILFAIPVLVAKLAIGGVLLALIETINAKMRLFRVPEFLATAFLLAVIALLVHVLLGA, encoded by the coding sequence ATGACCTTTACCGGCCTCTTCGCGCAGCTGCTCGCAATCGTCCTCGCTCTGGCGCTCGCGCCGCTGTTGACCGGCTGGATCAACCAGTGGCGCGCGTGGCTGCAGAACCGGCGTGCGCCGAGCCTGCTGCAGCCCTACCGCGTGCTGCACAAGCTGTTCAACAAGGAATCGGTCGTCGCCGAGACGGCCTCGCCGCTGTTCCGTGTCGCGCCCTACGTCATGTTCGGCTGCATGGCGCTCGCGTGCGGCATTGCCCCGACGCTGTCGACCGACCTGCCGCTCGCCCCGGCCGCCGACGCGATCGCGCTGGTCGGCCTGTTTGCGCTCGCACGCGTGTTCATCTCGCTCGCGGCGATGGACATCGGCACGTCTTTCGGCACGCTCGGCGCGCGCCGCGAGATGCTGGTCGGCTTCCTCGCCGAGCCGGCGCTGCTGATGGTGCTGTTTTCCGCGTCGCTGATCACGCAATCGACGTCGCTCGCGAAGATCGTCGAGACGCTCGCGCACGAGCCGTTCGCGATCTACCCGAGCCTGGCGGTGGCCGGCGTCGCCTTCACGATGGTGTCGCTCGCGGAGAACGCGCGCGTGCCGGTCGACAACCCGGCGACCCACCTCGAGCTGACGATGATCCACGAGGCGCTGATCCTCGAGTACTCCGGCCGCCATCTCGCGCTCGTCGAATGGGCGGCGTCGCTGAAGCTCTTCGCGTATTCGTGCATCGGCCTCGCGCTGTTCGTGCCGTGGGGTATCGCCGAAGCCGGCACGCCGCTGACGATCCTGTTCGCGATTCCGGTGCTCGTCGCGAAGCTCGCGATCGGCGGCGTGCTGCTCGCGCTGATCGAGACGATCAACGCGAAGATGCGCCTCTTCCGCGTGCCGGAATTCCTTGCCACCGCATTTTTGCTCGCAGTGATTGCGCTGCTCGTGCATGTGCTGCTCGGAGCGTAA
- the trpD gene encoding anthranilate phosphoribosyltransferase, with amino-acid sequence MTITAQEALQRTIDHREIFYDEMLSLMRQIMAGEISPLMTAAIITGLRVKKETIGEITAAATVMRELATKVTVPGPDRNFLDVVGTGGDGANTFNISTTTIFVAAAAGARVAKHGGRSVSSKSGAADVLEALGVKLGLAPEQVAESIEATGIGFMYAPAHHSAMKNVAAVRREMGVRTIFNILGPLTNPASAPNTLMGVFHPDLVGIQARVMQRLGANHVLVVYGMDGMDEVSLGASTMVGELKDGEIREYQIHPEDFGLQMMGTRNLAVESAEQSKATLLGVLDNRPGPAREIVILNAGVALYTANLVDSIAVGIGRARELIESGAARAKLDEFIAFNRKFA; translated from the coding sequence ATGACCATCACCGCTCAGGAAGCGCTGCAGCGCACGATCGACCACCGCGAAATCTTCTACGACGAGATGCTGTCGCTGATGCGGCAGATCATGGCCGGGGAAATCTCCCCGCTGATGACGGCGGCGATCATCACCGGCCTGCGCGTCAAGAAGGAGACGATCGGCGAGATCACTGCGGCGGCGACGGTGATGCGCGAGTTGGCGACGAAAGTGACCGTACCGGGGCCGGACCGCAACTTCCTCGACGTCGTCGGCACGGGTGGCGACGGCGCGAACACCTTCAACATCTCGACGACGACGATCTTCGTCGCTGCGGCGGCGGGCGCCCGCGTCGCGAAGCACGGCGGGCGCAGCGTGTCGTCGAAGAGCGGTGCAGCCGACGTGCTCGAAGCGCTCGGCGTCAAGCTCGGCCTTGCGCCGGAACAGGTCGCCGAGTCGATCGAGGCGACCGGCATCGGCTTCATGTACGCCCCCGCGCACCACAGTGCGATGAAGAACGTGGCTGCCGTGCGCCGCGAGATGGGCGTGCGCACGATCTTCAACATCCTCGGCCCGCTGACGAACCCGGCCAGCGCGCCGAACACGTTGATGGGCGTGTTCCATCCCGACCTCGTCGGCATCCAGGCGCGCGTGATGCAGCGCCTTGGCGCGAACCACGTGCTCGTCGTCTACGGCATGGATGGCATGGACGAAGTCAGTCTCGGCGCATCGACGATGGTCGGCGAGCTCAAGGACGGCGAGATCCGCGAATACCAGATTCACCCGGAAGACTTCGGGCTGCAGATGATGGGCACGCGCAACCTGGCAGTCGAGTCGGCCGAGCAGTCGAAGGCAACGCTGCTCGGCGTGCTCGACAACCGGCCCGGCCCGGCGCGCGAGATCGTGATCCTGAACGCCGGCGTCGCGCTCTACACTGCGAACCTCGTCGATTCGATCGCGGTCGGCATCGGTCGTGCGCGCGAACTCATCGAGAGCGGCGCGGCGCGCGCGAAACTCGACGAGTTCATCGCCTTCAACCGCAAGTTCGCGTGA
- a CDS encoding transferase — protein sequence MSDGETLLGWCGLLALRGDGHPFIVDADGQRTLQFDGLTIQSQMALDEPDALALDYTRTMMGFLLFHPAPRHVAMIGLGGGSLLKYCLKTMPGTRVTAIEINPEVIALRDAFRIPPDGPRLQVLCRDGAEYVRDPVEAPDVLIVDGFDAGGMPEQLCSAGFYDHCYAMLAEGGMMVVNLWSGDRRYGLYVSRIRDSFDGRMVAVRADEDSNRIVFASKSPHFPPRRAQLLDRARALALDHPFGLVPLAQRIQHRLDHRREDRDDSWPSGKRRR from the coding sequence GTGAGCGACGGGGAAACCCTTCTGGGGTGGTGCGGTTTGCTGGCGCTGCGTGGCGACGGTCATCCGTTCATCGTCGACGCCGACGGCCAGCGTACGCTGCAGTTCGACGGCCTCACGATCCAGAGCCAGATGGCGCTGGACGAGCCGGACGCGCTCGCGCTCGACTACACCCGCACGATGATGGGCTTCCTGCTGTTCCATCCCGCGCCACGTCACGTCGCGATGATCGGCCTGGGCGGCGGTTCGCTGCTCAAGTACTGTCTCAAGACGATGCCCGGGACGCGCGTCACCGCCATCGAAATCAACCCGGAGGTGATCGCCCTTCGCGATGCCTTCAGAATCCCGCCGGACGGACCGCGTTTGCAGGTATTGTGTCGCGACGGAGCCGAATACGTGCGCGACCCGGTCGAGGCGCCCGACGTGCTGATCGTCGATGGCTTCGATGCCGGGGGGATGCCGGAGCAGCTGTGCTCGGCCGGCTTCTACGATCACTGCTACGCGATGCTTGCGGAGGGCGGCATGATGGTGGTGAACCTGTGGTCGGGCGACCGGCGCTACGGACTGTATGTGTCGCGCATCCGCGACAGCTTCGACGGCAGGATGGTCGCCGTGCGTGCCGACGAGGATTCGAACCGCATCGTGTTCGCGAGCAAGAGCCCGCATTTTCCGCCGCGCCGGGCGCAACTGCTCGACCGTGCCCGGGCGCTCGCCCTCGACCATCCGTTCGGCCTGGTTCCGCTGGCGCAGCGGATCCAGCACCGGCTCGACCACCGCCGCGAGGATCGCGACGACTCGTGGCCATCCGGCAAGCGCCGGCGCTGA
- the trpC gene encoding indole-3-glycerol phosphate synthase TrpC has translation MSDILDKILSVKRDEVAAGSVARPLAQVRAEVEALAAPRNFVGAIRAKIAAGDAAVIAEIKKASPSKGVIREDFRPAEIALQYERGGAACLSVLTDRQFFQGAPAYLQAARAACSLPVLRKDFLVDPWQVYEARAMGADAVLLIVAALDLAAMRDMEAVAGSLGMAVLVEAHDAAELDVALQLSTPLVGINNRNLRTFDVSLQTTLDLLARVPAGRIVVTESGILAPADVALMRANAVNAFLVGEAFMRVPDPGEGLRSLFG, from the coding sequence ATGAGCGACATCCTGGACAAGATCCTTTCGGTCAAGCGCGACGAAGTTGCCGCCGGCAGCGTGGCACGCCCTCTCGCGCAGGTCCGCGCCGAAGTCGAAGCGCTCGCTGCGCCGCGGAATTTCGTCGGCGCGATCCGCGCGAAGATCGCCGCCGGAGACGCTGCGGTGATCGCCGAGATCAAGAAGGCGAGCCCGTCGAAAGGGGTGATCCGCGAGGATTTCCGCCCTGCCGAGATCGCGTTGCAGTACGAGCGCGGCGGCGCGGCCTGCCTGTCGGTGCTGACCGACCGGCAGTTTTTCCAGGGGGCGCCGGCGTATCTGCAGGCGGCGCGCGCGGCCTGCAGCCTGCCGGTGCTGCGCAAGGATTTCCTCGTCGACCCGTGGCAGGTGTATGAGGCGCGTGCGATGGGTGCGGATGCGGTGCTGCTGATCGTCGCAGCGCTCGACCTCGCGGCGATGCGCGACATGGAAGCGGTCGCCGGGAGCCTCGGCATGGCGGTGCTGGTGGAGGCGCACGACGCGGCCGAACTCGATGTTGCGCTGCAGCTCTCCACGCCGCTCGTCGGCATCAACAACCGCAACCTGCGCACGTTCGACGTCAGCCTGCAGACGACGCTCGATCTGCTCGCGCGCGTCCCGGCCGGGCGCATCGTCGTCACCGAGTCGGGCATCCTCGCGCCCGCGGACGTCGCGCTGATGCGGGCGAACGCGGTCAATGCCTTCCTCGTCGGCGAAGCGTTCATGCGCGTGCCGGATCCGGGTGAGGGATTGCGCTCGCTGTTCGGCTGA
- a CDS encoding CopG family transcriptional regulator, with protein MKESRTARLTLLIDPQKKKLFEEICASKDLTPSQVVRRLIRRYVQENAGSRELPEWLKDND; from the coding sequence ATGAAAGAAAGCCGTACCGCCCGCCTGACGCTGCTGATCGATCCGCAGAAGAAGAAGCTTTTCGAGGAAATCTGCGCCAGCAAGGACCTGACCCCGTCGCAGGTCGTGCGTCGCCTGATCCGCCGGTACGTCCAGGAGAACGCGGGTAGCCGCGAGCTGCCGGAATGGCTGAAGGACAACGACTGA